The genomic region GGTACTCAACGGCATCACCTGGACTGGCGCCATCAACAGTGACTGGACCAACCCCGGCAACTGGAACCCCATGCAGGTGCCCACCGCCGCCGACAACGTAACGATTCCGGACGTTGCCAATGACCCGGTGGTTAGCACCGCCCAGCAGGTCAACAGCCTGTTGCTGGGCAGCGGCGCCACCCTCACCACGGCCGACGGCAGCCAGCTCACGCTCAATGGCAACTTCACGAATACCGGCGGCTCGGTACTGGGCTCCGGCAACGGCGAGTTCCGCTTCTCGGGCTCAACGGTGCAGACCATCAGTGGCACCAGCACCACGTTCAACAACCTGACGGCCGGTCCGGCCGGCGTCACGGCCAGCGCACCGGTATTGGTGCAGCGGGTATTGCTGCTCAATGGCACCTTCACGTCTAACGGCAACCTGACGCTGCTTTCCAACGCTACCGGCACGGCCCACGTCGTGAACAACGGCGCGGGTGTGGTGAGCGGCAGAGCCACGGTGCAGCGCTACATTGATGGCTCCCGCAACGGCGGCAGCGGCTACCGCCATTATTCGGCGCCGGTATCCGTCTCCACGGTGGCCGATCTGGCAACCAGCGGCTTCTCGCCGGTGGTGAACCCCGCCTACAACACGGCCGCGGTTCCGGCCGCCGTCACGCCCTTCCCCACCGTATTTGGGTACCGCGAAACCCGGGTGAATACCAGCGGCAACCCCGCCCCGCAGGATTTCGACAAAGGCTTCTTCTCGCCTAACGCCACCACCGACACCCTGATGGTTAGCCGTGGCTACACCGTGAACATTCCGGCCGCTCAGACCGTGGATTTCGTGGGCACGCTCAATAATGGCACCTACACCACCGGCAACCTGACCCGCGGCACGCAGACCGAATCGGGCTGGCACCTGCGTGGCAACCCCTACCCTTCGCCCATTGACTGGGAACTGGTAGTGCGCAACAACGTGGATGCCACGGTATATGTCTACCGCTCGGAGGGACAGTATGCCGGCACCTATTCCACTTATTTGGTAAACCGGCCTGATGCTAGCACTAATGGCGGTGAGCGGCGCATTGCCTCGGGCCAGGGCTTCTTTGTCCGGGCCAGCTTCGCGGGTACCTCTGATGCTTCGCTCACGTTCAACAATACGTCCCGCTACACGTCCTACGAAAACCCCGTATTCCAGCGCGGCGCCTCCGATTCGCCTCTGGTACGGCTGGATTTGCGTAGCGCAGCCGGCGCCGCTGATGAAGCGGTAGTGTACTTCGAGGCCGCCGCTACCGCCGGCTTCGACTCGCAACTGGATGCCTACAAGCTGCAGGGCGGTTCGTCGCTGCTGCTGGCCAGCGAGGCTACCTCGGGTACGCTGCTGGCCGTGAATGCGCTGCCGCAACTAGCACAGCGCGACGTGCTGGTGCCCCTGCGGGTGCAAGCCGCCGCCGGCAGCTACACCCTGCGGGCCACAGAGCTGCTGCGCCTGCCGGCCGGCACTTTTGCATACCTCCGCGATGCGCAGACCGGTACCATCACTGACCTCACCAATCAGGCACAGTACAGCTTCGTGCTAAACGCTGGGGCGGTTGCTACGGGTCGTTTCTCGGTGCTGCTCACCCAGCAGCGCGTGCTGGCCAATGCGCCGGCGTCGCTGAGCCAGCAGGTGGCGGTGTTCCCGAACCCAGCCCGCGGCACGGTATCAGTTAGCCTGCCTGCTTCGCTGGCACGCCAAGCTACGGCAGTACAGCTGCTCAATTCGCTCGGGCAGACGGTGCGCAGCCTCACGCTGCCCGCCGGCTCTACCGATGTGCGCCAGATTCCGCTGACGGGCGTGGCCACCGGCGTGTATACGCTGCGGCTGCAGACCGAGCAAGGCACCATCAACAAGCGCCTGATTGTAGAATAGTCGTTGCCTAATGGTCCGGTTGCGCAGGCTTTCCTCGCAACCGGACCGCTGTGCCGGCTTCGGTTTACCTTCTTTGTTTTGCTACTTCCCTTCCTATGAAAATCCTTTTCTCTTCGCTTCGTTTTGCCTTTGCTACGGCCGGAATTTTTCTAGTAGCCGGGGGCATCAACTTAGTCCAGGCCCAGGGCCCCGGTTCCGGTGGCCCCGTTCCAGA from Hymenobacter canadensis harbors:
- a CDS encoding PID-CTERM protein-sorting domain-containing protein, whose protein sequence is MKILFSSLRFAFATAGIFLVAGGINLVQAQGPGSGGPVPEPTAVPIDGGASLLLAAGVGFGLKKLREHRKR